TACTCCCATCGGGACTTCATCTCTGACTATCATGCATACAAGGGAACAGCTCTTGGACTGAGCCATACACTGATGCAGACTGCCGTCTTCCGTCCCCGTCACCAAAACAAGACTGTAAAGAATCTCTATTACACTGGGCAATACACGCATCCGGGGGTAGGGGTGCCCATGGTGCTTATCGCCAGTGAATTGATTGCAAAGGAAATTCAGGAAACCTATGGTAGCTGACCGACATGAACATATCTTTAGGAACGGAAGTAATACCTATTACTTCAGCTCCCGCTTCTTCCCTCCGCAAGTTCGTAGGGACGTCTATGCGCTCTACGGGTTTGTTCGTGTAGCTGATAACCTGGTGGATGACCAACCGGTGGATCCCCAGCAGTTTCATCATTTTCGCTCTCTTTACATGAAGGCTTTTACGAGTGGGGAACCCAGTGGGGATGAAGTCATTGATGCCTTTATCGAGCTACAGAAACGAAAAATTTTTGACCCTTCTTGGACAGAAGCATTCCTCGATTCCATGGAACATGACTTGAGTGAATCATCCTGTGAGACGCTTGAAGATGTACTGACCTATATCTATGGTTCAGCAGAGGTCATCGGCCTGTTCATGGCACGGATCATGGATCTGGATGAAGCTTCCTTTCCTTATGCAGCCATGCTTGGCCGTGCGATGCAGTATATAAACTTCATCCGTGATATTGCAGAGGACAATGAACTTGGAAGACGATATCTTCCCTTATTGGATACCTCTCTTGTATCGCTGAAGGAGGAGGAAGCAAAAAAGAATCCTGAGGCTTTCTCTGCCTTTATCAGAAAAGAGATTGAGCGTTATCAGGGGTGGCAGAAGGAAGCAGAAAAAGGCTATGCCTATATCCCACGCCGATACAGGATTCCTATCATGACTGCCGCAGATATGTATTGCTGGACCGCCAGCCAAATAGCCAAGGACCCGCTCGTTGTCTTTGAAAGACAAGTCAAACCGCCGAAAAGTAGAATCTTACGAAAGGGAATTGCCCATATGCTAGGAGTAGCCCTGCCATGTCCTATCTAAGGAAAGAAGAACGTCTGATCATCTATCTCCTCGTTCCATTCTACCTTGTAGGTACGCTTTCCCACATCGTCGATGCTACGCTTCCTCTCATGTTGGTTTTAACCCCATACTCAATTCTGTTAACCTCGGTTATTGGTTTCTTTTTTGATATACGAGAGAAGAACATGCCTCTCTTATCATGGGCTTCTGTTACCTTTCTTGTCACACTGTTCCTTGAGATCGTGGGGGTGGCTACCTCGCTTATCTTTGGGGCCTATACCTATGGGGATACCCTTGGCCTGAAGTTGCTTGGCGTTCCGCTGCTTATCGGGATAAACTGGACCATCATCATCTTGGGAATTGCAGATGTGGTGCGGCAGAAAGTCACCAACCATGTGCTTGCATCTCTCTTAACGGCTTCCTTGACTGTCTTGTTTG
The sequence above is drawn from the uncultured Sphaerochaeta sp. genome and encodes:
- a CDS encoding carotenoid biosynthesis protein translates to MSYLRKEERLIIYLLVPFYLVGTLSHIVDATLPLMLVLTPYSILLTSVIGFFFDIREKNMPLLSWASVTFLVTLFLEIVGVATSLIFGAYTYGDTLGLKLLGVPLLIGINWTIIILGIADVVRQKVTNHVLASLLTASLTVLFDYVMEPVAIAFDYWNWTAGPIPLQNYIAWFVIAFLFSYLYFRNSLQSASKVPTIIVVIQFIFFLSLRIFAI
- a CDS encoding phytoene/squalene synthase family protein, giving the protein MVADRHEHIFRNGSNTYYFSSRFFPPQVRRDVYALYGFVRVADNLVDDQPVDPQQFHHFRSLYMKAFTSGEPSGDEVIDAFIELQKRKIFDPSWTEAFLDSMEHDLSESSCETLEDVLTYIYGSAEVIGLFMARIMDLDEASFPYAAMLGRAMQYINFIRDIAEDNELGRRYLPLLDTSLVSLKEEEAKKNPEAFSAFIRKEIERYQGWQKEAEKGYAYIPRRYRIPIMTAADMYCWTASQIAKDPLVVFERQVKPPKSRILRKGIAHMLGVALPCPI